The following are encoded in a window of Halosolutus halophilus genomic DNA:
- a CDS encoding universal stress protein has protein sequence MGPILLATDGSEYARQAAKRAIELAEEREATLHVICVVDQRHFDDPALSSAELATIYAEDHAAVCVRG, from the coding sequence ATGGGACCCATTCTGTTGGCCACCGATGGGAGTGAATACGCGCGGCAGGCGGCCAAACGGGCCATCGAACTCGCAGAAGAGCGGGAGGCGACGCTGCACGTCATCTGTGTCGTGGACCAGCGGCACTTCGACGACCCAGCGCTCAGTTCGGCAGAACTGGCGACCATCTACGCAGAGGATCACGCTGCGGTTTGTGTTAGGGGGTGA
- a CDS encoding universal stress protein, giving the protein MAAERNVRVEGNTRHGIPHEVILEYADETDADLIVVGEHGAHEAHFSGVGQTVLEGSGREVRVIEAER; this is encoded by the coding sequence ATGGCAGCGGAACGCAACGTTCGTGTCGAAGGGAATACCAGACACGGAATCCCGCATGAAGTCATTCTAGAGTACGCCGACGAGACAGATGCCGATCTCATCGTCGTCGGGGAACATGGCGCCCACGAGGCACATTTCTCGGGAGTCGGACAGACCGTCCTCGAAGGGAGTGGCCGGGAAGTTCGCGTCATCGAGGCCGAGAGATGA
- the phaC gene encoding class III poly(R)-hydroxyalkanoic acid synthase subunit PhaC encodes MTTDQQQEVRTPVEIFLSAQQTVLAAVTDGLPKATLVPDRLEDAASADVGQTPSEVVYTENKLELLHYESLTEHQHRVPILIVYALINRPYILDLQPDRSIVRRLLEAGHDVYLIDWHEPSRLDQHLGLQDYVNRYIDNCVDEVRERSGQDVINLLGYCMGGTPSTMYAALYPEKVNALGLMATGLYFDDTGGVLELWGDEDYYDPRAVTDTFGNVPGEFLAVGFGLMDPVANNVIKYGHLYDRLENEDFVRNFTRMEQWLSDSVDVAGEVYVEFLEDVYQDNLLYENELTIGGEHVDITNVDMPLLQIVGEYDNLVPSEASKQFNDVAGADDVSTLEYPSGHVGLAMSNGAHRDLWPEVAEWFLEHSEQPTFADVIGEGVEQALDVDVETDVAVGDVDEMEVVLADDEGEIARDEVKRDATAIETFFEDELGVEVGLDIGPTGIAVEVETDEGVETTVVEDIGEAIRTEVEEAVEEVAVAASYDLDDVEGIGPTYAERLRSGGLESVSELAVADEAHVAEVAEANEELAGTWIDRARELVGIEESDEGADE; translated from the coding sequence ATGACCACTGACCAACAGCAAGAAGTACGGACACCTGTCGAGATCTTCCTCTCAGCCCAACAGACAGTACTCGCAGCGGTCACTGACGGGCTTCCCAAGGCGACTCTCGTTCCAGACCGTCTTGAGGACGCCGCGTCCGCCGATGTCGGCCAGACGCCGAGCGAGGTCGTCTACACGGAGAACAAACTCGAATTGCTCCACTACGAGTCGCTCACCGAGCACCAACATCGGGTGCCGATTCTCATCGTCTACGCGCTGATCAATCGGCCGTACATCCTCGACCTCCAGCCGGACCGATCGATCGTCCGCCGGCTGCTGGAAGCCGGCCACGACGTATACCTCATCGACTGGCACGAACCATCACGTCTCGATCAACATCTCGGGCTCCAGGACTACGTCAATCGGTACATCGACAACTGCGTCGACGAAGTCCGCGAGCGATCGGGACAGGACGTGATCAACCTCCTCGGCTACTGCATGGGTGGCACTCCCTCGACGATGTACGCCGCACTGTACCCGGAGAAGGTGAACGCGCTCGGGCTGATGGCGACCGGACTGTACTTCGATGATACCGGTGGCGTCCTCGAACTGTGGGGTGACGAGGACTACTACGATCCGCGGGCGGTGACCGACACGTTCGGGAACGTACCAGGGGAGTTCCTCGCCGTCGGCTTCGGCCTGATGGATCCCGTGGCCAACAACGTCATAAAGTACGGACATCTCTACGACCGGCTCGAAAACGAGGATTTCGTCAGAAACTTCACTCGGATGGAGCAGTGGCTCTCCGATAGCGTCGACGTGGCCGGTGAGGTCTACGTCGAGTTCCTCGAGGACGTCTATCAGGACAATCTCCTGTACGAGAACGAACTGACTATCGGCGGCGAGCACGTCGATATCACGAACGTCGATATGCCCCTCCTCCAGATCGTCGGCGAATACGACAATCTCGTTCCGTCGGAGGCAAGCAAACAGTTCAACGATGTCGCCGGTGCTGATGACGTCTCTACCCTCGAGTACCCGAGTGGACACGTCGGCCTCGCGATGTCCAATGGGGCACATCGGGACCTCTGGCCCGAAGTCGCAGAATGGTTCCTTGAGCACTCCGAGCAGCCAACATTTGCAGACGTTATCGGCGAAGGTGTCGAGCAAGCGCTCGATGTCGACGTCGAAACCGACGTCGCGGTCGGGGATGTCGACGAAATGGAAGTCGTCCTCGCAGACGATGAGGGCGAGATTGCGCGTGACGAGGTAAAGCGGGATGCGACAGCTATCGAGACGTTTTTCGAGGATGAACTGGGTGTCGAAGTCGGGTTGGATATCGGACCGACGGGAATCGCTGTCGAGGTCGAAACCGACGAAGGCGTCGAGACGACGGTCGTCGAAGACATCGGCGAGGCGATTCGCACTGAAGTCGAAGAGGCCGTCGAAGAGGTCGCTGTCGCTGCCTCGTACGACCTCGATGACGTCGAAGGGATCGGACCGACGTACGCCGAGCGGCTTCGATCTGGGGGACTCGAGTCAGTCTCTGAACTCGCCGTCGCCGATGAGGCACACGTCGCCGAAGTCGCCGAGGCCAACGAGGAACTGGCCGGAACTTGGATCGACCGGGCACGGGAGCTGGTCGGGATAGAGGAATCCGACGAGGGGGCCGATGAATGA